In the Flavobacteriales bacterium genome, GCGCCGCTCTTCATGGTGCTGATCGACAACCTGCGGCTGGACCAGTGGCGGGTGCTGGAGCCCATCATCAACGAGCACTTCCGCGTGGAGGAGCAGGACCTCTTCTTCAGCATCCTGCCCACCGCCACGCAGTACGCCCGCAACGCCCTCTTCGCCGGCATGATGCCTGGCGAGATCGAGAAGCGGTTCCCCGGCAAATGGATCAGCGAGGACGCCGAGGGCAGCAAGAACGCGCACGAGGAGGAGTTCCTGGCCGGGCAGCTGCAGCGCCTGGGCAAGGGCGTGAAGCACAGCTACCACAAGATCACCTCCCTGGCGCAGGGCCGCAAGCTGGCCGAGAGCATCGACAACCTGATGGGCAACGCCCTCAACGTCATCGTCTACAACTTCGTGGACATGCTGAGCCACGCCCGCACCGAGATGGAGGTGATCCGGGAACTGGCCGAGGACGATGCCGCCTACCGGAGCATCACCAAGAGCTGGTTCGAGCACAGCCCGCTGCGCGACGTGCTGCTGGGCATCGCCGCCCGCAAGGGCCGTCTGGTGATCACCACCGACCACGGCACCATCCGCGTGGAGAGCCCCAGCAAGGTGGTGGGTGACCGCAACACCAACACCAACCTGCGCTACAAGCACGGCCGCAACCTCACCTACGAGGAGCGCGAGGTGCTGGTGGTGAAGGACCCGGCGAAGGCCTTCCTGCCCCGGGCGAACGTGAGCTCCACCTACATCTTCGCCAAGCACGACGCCTTCTTCGTGTACCCCAACAACTACAACCACTTCGTCAACTACTACCGCCACACCTTCCAGCATGGGGGCATCTCCATGGAAGAGATGATGGTGCCGGTGGTGGTGTTGAACCCCCGCTGAGCGATGAGCACGATCCTCGTGATGCAGCGCCCCGAAGAGGCCGCCGAGCTGGCCGCCGCCATGTTGCACGCCTGTCCGCAGCGCCGCGTGTTCGCCTTCCGCGGTGAGCTGGGCGCGGGCAAGACCACCCTCATCAAGGCCCTCTGCGCTGAGCTGGGCGTGGAGGACGAGGCCACCAGCCCCAGCTTCGCCCTGGTGAACGAGTATCGCAGCGAGCGCCGCGGGCCGGTGTACCACTTCGACCTCTTCCGCCTGAAGGACGCCCGCGAACTGGAGGGCATCGGCTTCGGGGAGTACATCGACAGCGGCAGCTACTGCTTCGTGGAGTGGCCCGAGCTGGCCAAGGGGCAGCTGCCGGCGGACACCGTGCAGGTGCGCTTCGAGGTGATCACCGACGGCACCCGCGCCATCCACCTGGAGCCATGAGCAGCAGCGAACTCCTCAAGCAGCTGGCCCGCGAAGTGACCCTCCTGCCCCAGGAGGAGGTGCTGGAGGTGGGCCGGCGCCGCAAGAGCCTCTTCATCGGCATCCCCAAGGAGACCAGCTTCCAGGAGCACCGCGTGCCGCTGACCCCCCAGAGCGTGGCCGTGCTCACCGGCCGCGGCCACCAGGTG is a window encoding:
- a CDS encoding PglZ domain-containing protein, which translates into the protein MNVNILWADDEIDLLRPHVMFLQEKGYTVDTVNNGLDAVEKVGAREYDIVFLDENMPGLSGLETLSRLKGLRPQTPVVMITKSEEEHIMEEAIGSKISDYLIKPVNPNQILLALKKHLDGRRLVSEKVTSDYQQQFRQLGMRLGDRLSTSDWKDLYQELVRWELELNRNADPGMAEILRSQWREANDQFCRFVERNYVDWVNGKGDDVPLQSHTLFKAKVAPLIDEKRAPLFMVLIDNLRLDQWRVLEPIINEHFRVEEQDLFFSILPTATQYARNALFAGMMPGEIEKRFPGKWISEDAEGSKNAHEEEFLAGQLQRLGKGVKHSYHKITSLAQGRKLAESIDNLMGNALNVIVYNFVDMLSHARTEMEVIRELAEDDAAYRSITKSWFEHSPLRDVLLGIAARKGRLVITTDHGTIRVESPSKVVGDRNTNTNLRYKHGRNLTYEEREVLVVKDPAKAFLPRANVSSTYIFAKHDAFFVYPNNYNHFVNYYRHTFQHGGISMEEMMVPVVVLNPR
- the tsaE gene encoding tRNA (adenosine(37)-N6)-threonylcarbamoyltransferase complex ATPase subunit type 1 TsaE, which encodes MSTILVMQRPEEAAELAAAMLHACPQRRVFAFRGELGAGKTTLIKALCAELGVEDEATSPSFALVNEYRSERRGPVYHFDLFRLKDARELEGIGFGEYIDSGSYCFVEWPELAKGQLPADTVQVRFEVITDGTRAIHLEP